In the genome of Porphyrobacter sp. ULC335, one region contains:
- the argS gene encoding arginine--tRNA ligase, giving the protein MTQPKTLYAAYTALIETVLTDLVADGVLPAGTSFANVTLEPPRDASHGDLATNAAMVLAKGAGMNPRALAEAITAKLAAYPTITSAEIAGPGFINLRLAPQAWLDELAAIAALGADYGRSAMGGGTRVNIEYVSANPTGPMHMGHCRGAVVGDALGSLLEFAGHKVIREYYVNDAGAQVDVLARSVHLRYLEALGQEITIPEGLYPGDYLVDIGQKLAAEFGDQYAAAPEGDWLILFRTRAVAAMMDMIRDDLATLGIKHDLFSSEAELQASGKVDAAEAWLREHDLVYDGVLEAPKGKAPPEDWEQVALPLFRSTKFGDDQDRPIKKSNGAWTYFGADLAYHFQKAQTADALVDIWGADHAGTVKRIKAAVAALTSADGATPKPFEVKLVQMVQLMKGGQPFKMSKRAGNFVTLADVVDMVGKDVVRFTMLTRKPDAQMDFDFDKVVEASKDNPVFYVQYAHARIRSTLRKAAEAGVTPSDAALDRLGTEELALVARAAQFPREIEAAARAREPHRIAFYLYDLAADLHSYWNLGNDRPEKRFIVEQDAELTAARLFLGAAIGQVIKGGLGVLGVEAVESM; this is encoded by the coding sequence ATGACCCAACCCAAGACCCTTTACGCCGCTTACACCGCGCTGATCGAAACCGTGCTGACCGATCTGGTCGCAGATGGCGTGCTGCCTGCTGGCACCAGCTTCGCCAACGTCACGCTGGAGCCGCCGCGCGATGCGTCGCATGGTGATCTGGCCACCAACGCCGCGATGGTGCTGGCCAAGGGGGCGGGCATGAACCCGCGCGCGCTGGCCGAGGCGATCACCGCCAAGCTGGCTGCGTACCCCACCATCACCAGCGCCGAGATCGCCGGGCCGGGCTTCATCAACCTGCGCCTCGCTCCGCAGGCATGGCTTGATGAGCTCGCCGCGATCGCCGCTCTTGGCGCGGATTATGGCCGCTCGGCCATGGGCGGCGGCACCCGCGTCAATATCGAATATGTCTCGGCCAACCCCACCGGCCCGATGCACATGGGCCATTGCCGCGGCGCGGTGGTGGGCGATGCGCTTGGCAGCCTGCTCGAATTTGCCGGGCACAAGGTTATCCGCGAATACTACGTCAACGACGCGGGCGCGCAGGTCGATGTGCTCGCCCGCTCGGTGCACCTGCGGTATCTCGAGGCGCTTGGGCAGGAAATCACCATCCCCGAAGGTCTGTATCCGGGCGACTACCTCGTCGATATCGGCCAGAAACTCGCCGCCGAGTTTGGCGACCAATACGCCGCCGCGCCCGAGGGCGATTGGCTGATCCTGTTCCGCACCCGCGCTGTGGCAGCGATGATGGACATGATCCGCGACGATCTGGCGACCCTCGGCATCAAGCACGACCTGTTCTCGTCAGAGGCTGAACTGCAAGCCTCGGGCAAGGTCGATGCCGCCGAAGCCTGGCTGCGCGAACATGACCTTGTCTATGACGGCGTGCTCGAAGCGCCCAAGGGCAAGGCCCCGCCGGAAGATTGGGAGCAGGTAGCACTGCCGCTGTTCCGCTCGACCAAGTTCGGCGACGATCAGGATCGCCCGATCAAGAAGTCGAACGGCGCGTGGACCTATTTCGGCGCGGACCTCGCCTACCACTTCCAGAAGGCCCAGACCGCCGATGCGCTGGTGGATATCTGGGGCGCGGATCATGCAGGCACGGTGAAGCGGATCAAGGCCGCTGTCGCCGCGCTGACCAGTGCCGATGGCGCTACGCCCAAGCCCTTCGAGGTCAAGCTGGTCCAGATGGTGCAGCTGATGAAGGGCGGCCAGCCGTTCAAGATGTCCAAGCGGGCGGGCAATTTCGTGACGCTGGCGGACGTTGTCGACATGGTGGGCAAGGACGTGGTGCGCTTCACCATGCTGACCCGCAAGCCCGATGCGCAGATGGATTTCGACTTTGACAAGGTGGTCGAAGCGTCGAAGGACAATCCGGTCTTCTATGTGCAATACGCCCATGCCCGGATCCGTTCGACGCTGCGCAAGGCGGCGGAAGCGGGTGTCACGCCGTCGGACGCCGCGCTCGACCGGCTTGGAACCGAGGAGCTGGCGCTGGTCGCCCGCGCCGCGCAGTTCCCGCGCGAGATCGAGGCTGCAGCGCGTGCGCGCGAACCGCACCGGATCGCCTTCTACCTCTATGATCTGGCCGCCGACCTCCATTCCTACTGGAACCTCGGTAACGACCGCCCGGAAAAGCGCTTCATCGTGGAACAGGATGCAGAGCTGACCGCGGCAAGACTTTTCCTTGGGGCGGCAATCGGGCAAGTGATCAAGGGCGGTCTCGGCGTGCTTGGCGTCGAGGCTGTCGAGAGCATGTAA
- a CDS encoding SPOR domain-containing protein codes for MIDAEYEELDEGNGELDLADTDSLPWLESDEEDEEAGGLDTGQIMLFAAGLVALLGVVVGGVWWVSNRAVGGEAVADGSVIAAPAGPIKQRPDDPGGKEFAGTGNVAPVVGEGGSRPAVVADAPMPPLPGPAATPSAAATKPVPATSPSAAPVAGVGVQLAAYGTRARAEQGWTDVSRRTDALTGVKYRVVEGKVDIGTVYRLQAVTGSRAEADRLCAALKADGVDCQVK; via the coding sequence ATGATCGATGCCGAATACGAGGAACTGGACGAAGGCAACGGCGAGCTTGATCTCGCCGATACCGACAGTCTGCCCTGGCTCGAATCCGACGAGGAGGACGAGGAAGCGGGCGGGCTCGATACCGGGCAGATCATGCTGTTTGCCGCAGGGCTGGTGGCATTGCTCGGCGTCGTGGTTGGCGGCGTGTGGTGGGTCTCGAACCGCGCGGTGGGCGGCGAGGCTGTGGCCGATGGCAGCGTGATCGCTGCGCCCGCCGGGCCGATCAAGCAGCGCCCCGATGATCCGGGCGGCAAGGAATTCGCCGGAACGGGCAATGTCGCTCCCGTGGTGGGCGAGGGCGGTTCGCGTCCGGCGGTCGTCGCCGATGCGCCGATGCCGCCGCTCCCCGGCCCTGCGGCGACGCCCTCGGCCGCCGCGACCAAGCCGGTGCCTGCCACCTCGCCCAGCGCTGCCCCTGTGGCCGGCGTCGGCGTCCAGCTCGCCGCCTACGGCACCCGCGCCCGCGCCGAGCAGGGATGGACCGATGTGTCCCGCCGCACCGACGCGCTGACCGGGGTCAAGTACCGGGTGGTCGAAGGCAAGGTCGATATCGGCACGGTCTATCGCTTGCAGGCCGTGACCGGCAGCCGCGCCGAGGCCGACCGGCTGTGCGCCGCGCTGAAAGCTGACGGGGTCGACTGTCAGGTGAAGTAA
- the nagZ gene encoding beta-N-acetylhexosaminidase, with protein MIPAIFGLSGPHLTADERAFFREADPAGYILFGRNCVDPEQLRALTDDLRSIHGRDRLLVSIDQEGGRVARLRPPHWAGYPAGQVFEKLYDIAPASAIEAARANATAMALELSAMGITVDYHPPLDLRVPGAHDVIGDRAFGSDPMQVAALGRAVLEGLAAGGVAGCIKHMPGHGRTDVDTHKALPTVTASAAELEDDLAPFRTLNHALIGMTGHLVFTAWDAENPATLSATVIRDVIRGQIGFDGLLLTDDIDMEALGGTIPERAARAHAAGCDIILNCWAKMDDMTGICDVLPAMSDATAARLDRALAGTRVAPSIAPEAATLLAKRDALLALAGTAA; from the coding sequence ATGATTCCGGCAATCTTCGGCCTTTCCGGCCCGCATCTGACAGCGGACGAACGCGCCTTCTTCCGCGAGGCTGATCCTGCGGGCTACATCCTGTTCGGGCGCAATTGCGTCGATCCCGAACAGCTGCGCGCCCTGACCGATGATCTTCGGAGCATCCACGGGCGCGACCGGCTGCTGGTCTCGATCGATCAGGAAGGCGGGCGCGTGGCGCGGCTCAGACCGCCGCATTGGGCAGGCTATCCGGCAGGCCAAGTCTTTGAGAAGCTTTACGATATCGCCCCCGCCAGCGCCATAGAGGCAGCGCGCGCCAACGCCACCGCAATGGCGCTGGAACTCTCCGCGATGGGCATCACGGTCGATTATCACCCCCCGCTCGATCTGAGGGTGCCGGGCGCGCATGACGTGATCGGCGACCGCGCCTTCGGCAGCGACCCGATGCAAGTCGCAGCGCTGGGCCGCGCGGTGCTCGAAGGGCTGGCCGCAGGCGGCGTGGCGGGGTGCATCAAGCATATGCCCGGGCACGGCAGAACCGATGTCGACACCCACAAGGCGCTTCCCACCGTCACCGCCAGCGCGGCTGAGCTTGAGGATGACCTTGCGCCGTTCCGCACGCTGAATCATGCACTTATCGGCATGACCGGCCACCTCGTCTTCACCGCTTGGGATGCCGAGAACCCCGCGACGCTCTCCGCCACCGTGATCCGCGACGTGATCCGCGGTCAGATCGGCTTCGATGGCCTGCTGCTCACCGATGATATCGATATGGAAGCGCTCGGCGGCACCATCCCCGAACGCGCCGCCCGCGCGCACGCAGCGGGTTGTGACATCATTCTGAATTGCTGGGCGAAAATGGACGACATGACGGGCATTTGCGATGTGCTCCCTGCCATGTCCGATGCCACCGCGGCGCGGCTTGACCGGGCGCTGGCAGGCACGCGGGTTGCGCCGTCGATCGCACCCGAGGCCGCAACCTTGCTGGCAAAGCGCGACGCCCTGCTGGCGCTCGCCGGAACTGCTGCATGA
- a CDS encoding segregation and condensation protein A — protein MMADDQPFMFPPEAGRQDTDALYLALDGWEGPLDLLLDLARRQKVDLRQISILALVDQYLTYIERAGAMKLELAADYLVMAAWLAYLKSAMLLPKAEQEDPSPEELALRLQLRLQRLGAMREAAARLMGRDRIGRDVFLRGAPEGLRTDRKTVWRSDLFSVIQAYGQVKARTAPRIYHVANRPVMTLDSALERVSAMLGVTLEWMEIRDFLPPHASPELKRSALASSFVAALELAKRGRAELDQEGAFAPLRIRRLKDAAAA, from the coding sequence ATGATGGCCGACGATCAACCCTTCATGTTCCCGCCCGAAGCGGGGCGTCAGGATACCGACGCGCTCTATCTCGCGCTGGACGGGTGGGAAGGGCCGCTCGATCTGCTGCTTGATCTGGCGCGGCGGCAGAAGGTCGACCTGCGCCAGATTTCGATCCTCGCGCTGGTGGATCAATACCTCACCTATATCGAGCGTGCCGGTGCGATGAAGTTGGAGCTGGCCGCCGATTACCTCGTGATGGCGGCGTGGCTCGCCTACCTCAAATCGGCGATGCTGCTGCCCAAGGCCGAACAGGAAGATCCTTCGCCCGAAGAACTCGCGCTGCGCCTGCAACTGCGCCTGCAACGCCTCGGCGCGATGCGTGAGGCGGCGGCGCGGCTGATGGGGCGCGACCGGATCGGGCGCGATGTGTTCCTGCGCGGCGCGCCAGAAGGGCTGCGCACCGACCGCAAGACCGTGTGGCGCAGCGATCTGTTCAGCGTCATTCAGGCCTATGGGCAGGTGAAAGCGCGCACCGCGCCGCGCATCTATCACGTTGCCAATCGCCCGGTGATGACGCTCGACAGCGCGCTTGAGCGCGTCTCGGCGATGCTCGGCGTGACGCTGGAATGGATGGAGATCCGCGATTTTCTGCCGCCCCACGCCTCGCCGGAACTGAAGCGCTCGGCATTGGCCTCCAGCTTCGTCGCGGCGCTGGAACTGGCCAAGCGGGGCCGGGCGGAACTCGATCAGGAGGGTGCCTTCGCCCCCTTGCGCATCCGCCGCCTGAAGGATGCCGCCGCAGCATGA
- the scpB gene encoding SMC-Scp complex subunit ScpB — MSEEPGTLERAVEATLFAAEEPMTVEALAGHLGGLAHGDVREALRLLEARYRARGVHLVERGGRWHFETAPDLAHLLRREKEQVRRLSRAATEVLAIIAYHEPVSRAEIESIRGVQTSAGTLDVLMEAGWVRPAGRREVPGRPVIYATTPEFLDQFGLASRRDLPGIDELRAAGLLDPVDEALEASMRFDPDEDPDKEPDESDLPDDENLAD, encoded by the coding sequence ATGAGCGAAGAGCCCGGCACCCTAGAACGCGCGGTGGAAGCGACGCTGTTCGCGGCCGAGGAACCGATGACTGTCGAGGCGCTGGCCGGGCATCTCGGCGGGCTTGCCCATGGCGACGTCCGCGAAGCACTGCGCCTGCTCGAAGCGCGGTACCGCGCGCGCGGCGTGCATCTGGTCGAGCGTGGCGGCCGCTGGCATTTCGAGACCGCGCCCGATCTGGCTCACCTGCTGCGCCGCGAGAAGGAGCAGGTGCGCCGCCTCAGCCGCGCCGCCACCGAAGTGCTCGCGATCATCGCCTATCACGAACCCGTCAGCCGCGCGGAGATCGAATCGATCCGCGGCGTGCAGACCAGCGCGGGGACGCTGGATGTGCTGATGGAGGCGGGCTGGGTGCGCCCCGCAGGCCGGCGTGAGGTGCCGGGCCGCCCGGTGATCTACGCGACCACGCCCGAATTTCTTGACCAGTTCGGCCTTGCCAGCCGCCGCGACCTGCCCGGCATCGACGAATTGCGCGCCGCAGGGCTGCTCGATCCGGTCGACGAGGCGCTGGAAGCATCGATGCGCTTCGATCCGGATGAAGATCCGGACAAGGAGCCTGACGAAAGTGATCTGCCGGACGACGAGAATCTGGCAGACTGA
- a CDS encoding twin-arginine translocase TatA/TatE family subunit, producing the protein MGFSSIWHWVIVLLIVLILFGRGRIAEMMGDFGKGISSFKKGLSETEETAAKAARIDPPAPAPGETAAPAPVSVDKTDSSGT; encoded by the coding sequence ATGGGTTTTTCGTCGATTTGGCATTGGGTCATCGTTCTGCTGATCGTGCTGATCCTGTTCGGTCGCGGCCGCATTGCCGAGATGATGGGTGATTTCGGCAAGGGCATTTCGAGCTTCAAGAAGGGCCTGAGCGAAACCGAGGAGACCGCCGCCAAGGCCGCGCGGATCGATCCGCCGGCTCCTGCTCCGGGCGAAACTGCGGCTCCGGCTCCGGTCTCGGTCGACAAGACCGACAGCAGCGGCACCTGA
- the tatB gene encoding Sec-independent protein translocase protein TatB — MLDVGIGELLVILIVAVVVIGPKDLPLAMRTAGRWIGKMRRMSAHFRSGIDTMVREAELEEMEKKWKAQNEEIMRRSAALTEAEAGAPVMTGPPPIDTAPVETPTPVAAPVDVTAAPAVYTPPVEAVAEPLAQVPAPDTSPKGVSDV; from the coding sequence ATGCTTGATGTCGGCATCGGAGAGTTGCTGGTCATCCTGATCGTCGCGGTGGTGGTGATCGGGCCCAAAGACCTGCCCCTTGCGATGCGCACGGCTGGCCGCTGGATCGGCAAGATGCGGCGTATGTCGGCACATTTCCGCAGCGGCATCGACACCATGGTGCGCGAGGCCGAGCTGGAGGAAATGGAAAAGAAGTGGAAGGCGCAGAACGAAGAAATCATGCGCCGTTCCGCCGCCTTGACCGAAGCCGAAGCTGGCGCGCCGGTGATGACGGGCCCGCCTCCCATCGATACGGCGCCGGTCGAGACGCCCACGCCCGTAGCAGCGCCAGTGGACGTAACCGCAGCCCCGGCGGTGTATACACCGCCTGTGGAAGCGGTGGCTGAGCCTCTGGCACAGGTGCCCGCACCAGACACGAGCCCCAAAGGCGTGAGCGATGTTTAA
- the tatC gene encoding twin-arginine translocase subunit TatC, producing MFKVDDLDESRAPLLDHLIELRTRVIRALLALGVGFAICLYFADEILGILVRPLKEAFPAGQGQLIFTKLPEVFFVELKVALFAGFMVSFPVIANQLWAFVAPGLYAREKKAFLPFLFATPVLFTAGASLAYFVVMPVAFTFFLGFGGMTGGLDVQALPSAGDYLSLVMQFILAFGLTFLLPVLLLLLHRAGIVSRDQMVAARRYVIVGIFIIAAIVTPPDPGSQIVLAVPLWLLFEASLLLMRFQEKAVLADKAAREAELAAEKAAAE from the coding sequence ATGTTTAAGGTCGACGATCTGGACGAAAGCCGCGCGCCGCTGCTCGACCACCTGATCGAACTGCGCACCCGCGTGATCCGCGCTTTGCTGGCGCTGGGCGTGGGTTTTGCGATCTGCCTCTATTTCGCCGACGAGATTCTCGGCATTCTGGTCCGGCCGCTCAAGGAAGCCTTCCCCGCAGGGCAGGGCCAGCTGATCTTTACCAAGCTGCCCGAAGTGTTCTTCGTCGAGTTGAAGGTCGCGCTGTTTGCGGGCTTCATGGTGAGCTTCCCGGTGATCGCCAACCAGCTGTGGGCCTTCGTTGCCCCGGGCCTCTATGCGCGCGAGAAGAAGGCGTTTCTGCCGTTCCTGTTCGCCACGCCGGTGTTGTTCACGGCGGGGGCATCGCTGGCCTATTTCGTGGTGATGCCCGTCGCCTTCACCTTCTTCCTCGGCTTCGGCGGGATGACGGGTGGACTCGACGTGCAGGCGCTGCCGAGTGCGGGCGATTATCTCAGCCTCGTCATGCAGTTCATCCTCGCCTTCGGGCTGACCTTCCTTTTGCCGGTGCTGCTGTTGCTGCTGCACCGTGCAGGCATCGTCAGCCGCGATCAGATGGTGGCGGCGCGGCGTTATGTGATCGTCGGCATTTTCATCATCGCCGCGATCGTGACACCGCCCGATCCGGGCTCGCAGATCGTGCTGGCAGTGCCGCTGTGGCTCTTGTTCGAAGCATCGCTGCTGCTGATGCGCTTCCAGGAAAAGGCCGTGCTGGCCGACAAGGCCGCGCGCGAGGCGGAACTCGCGGCCGAGAAGGCGGCGGCGGAGTAG
- a CDS encoding amidohydrolase, protein MLRTVSAALAAVTALALAAPAWADTLVDNVDGITIDAEGKVKRFNGIVFDEDGKVTEVLARGDKRPQVDYRLDGEGRVMVPGMIDAHVHVMDIGFAALTLDLSQTTSLEDALAKIKAFAEANPGRPWIIGRGWNQEKWGLGRFPTAAELDAVVSDRPVWLERADNHANWANSLAMQTAGITAKTPDPAGGKIIRDAKGNPAGVFVDKAVPLVGAVVPAPRPEDRDLAFAAAQEVLLAKGVTAVADMGTKPADWTTFRRAGDEGRLQIRIMSYADSIETLELMAGPQPTAWLYDDKLRMGGIKLFLDGALGSRGASLKEPYADDHGTRGLPLLSPTQLRNLMSRAAMDDFQTAVHAIGDAANAEVLGAIEELSESYKGDRRWRIEHTQIVDPVDLSRLGQHGVIASMQPLHQTSDRLMAEVRLGPDRLDGAYPWRSVLKVGGRLAFGSDAPVEPADPWAGMAAAISRTDAKGEPFGGWFPEETVSRETALAGFTADAAYAGFAEGRFGRLIPGERADFLFVDRDPLFASPEALRETKVLQVWVGGVKVRGE, encoded by the coding sequence ATGCTGCGCACCGTCTCTGCCGCTTTGGCCGCCGTCACCGCCCTCGCACTTGCCGCGCCTGCCTGGGCGGACACGCTGGTGGACAATGTCGATGGCATCACCATCGATGCCGAGGGCAAGGTGAAGCGTTTCAACGGCATCGTCTTCGACGAGGACGGCAAGGTGACCGAGGTTCTGGCGCGCGGGGACAAGCGCCCGCAGGTCGATTACCGCCTCGATGGCGAGGGGCGCGTGATGGTGCCGGGCATGATCGACGCGCATGTCCACGTGATGGACATCGGCTTTGCCGCACTGACGCTCGACCTGTCGCAGACCACCTCGCTCGAAGACGCGCTAGCGAAGATCAAGGCCTTTGCCGAAGCCAATCCCGGCCGCCCGTGGATCATCGGGCGCGGCTGGAACCAGGAGAAGTGGGGCCTCGGCCGCTTCCCCACTGCTGCCGAGTTGGACGCGGTGGTCTCCGACCGCCCGGTGTGGCTCGAACGCGCGGATAATCACGCCAACTGGGCGAACAGCCTCGCCATGCAGACCGCCGGGATCACCGCCAAGACACCCGATCCCGCCGGTGGCAAGATCATCCGCGATGCCAAGGGCAATCCGGCGGGCGTGTTCGTCGACAAGGCGGTGCCGCTGGTTGGCGCAGTGGTCCCCGCCCCGCGCCCGGAAGACCGCGATCTGGCCTTCGCCGCTGCGCAGGAGGTGCTGCTGGCCAAGGGCGTCACCGCCGTTGCCGATATGGGCACCAAGCCTGCCGACTGGACGACCTTCCGCCGCGCGGGCGACGAAGGGCGGCTGCAAATCCGCATCATGTCCTATGCCGACAGCATCGAGACGCTGGAGCTGATGGCCGGACCGCAGCCGACCGCATGGCTTTATGACGACAAGCTGCGCATGGGCGGGATCAAGCTGTTCCTGGATGGTGCGCTAGGATCGCGCGGGGCAAGTCTCAAGGAGCCCTATGCCGACGATCACGGCACGCGCGGCCTGCCGCTACTCTCGCCCACCCAGCTGCGCAACCTGATGAGCCGCGCGGCGATGGACGATTTCCAGACCGCCGTTCACGCCATCGGCGATGCCGCCAATGCCGAGGTGCTGGGCGCGATCGAGGAGCTTTCGGAAAGCTACAAGGGCGACCGTCGCTGGCGGATCGAGCACACGCAGATCGTCGATCCGGTCGATCTGTCGCGCTTGGGCCAGCACGGGGTGATCGCCTCGATGCAGCCGCTCCACCAGACCTCCGACCGGCTGATGGCCGAAGTGCGGCTCGGTCCGGACCGGCTGGACGGCGCCTATCCTTGGCGCTCTGTGCTCAAGGTCGGAGGACGGCTGGCGTTCGGCTCGGATGCTCCGGTGGAGCCTGCTGACCCCTGGGCCGGCATGGCGGCCGCAATCAGCCGCACCGATGCCAAGGGTGAGCCCTTCGGCGGGTGGTTCCCCGAAGAAACCGTCAGCCGCGAAACGGCGCTCGCCGGATTCACCGCCGATGCCGCCTATGCCGGATTTGCCGAGGGGCGCTTCGGCCGCCTGATCCCGGGCGAGCGCGCTGATTTCCTGTTCGTGGACCGCGACCCGCTGTTCGCCTCGCCCGAGGCGCTGCGGGAAACGAAGGTGCTTCAGGTATGGGTCGGCGGGGTGAAGGTGCGCGGGGAGTAA
- a CDS encoding threonine ammonia-lyase: MSTQLASSNPKGAAATPADLTIEDVRAAAARIAGAVVNTPMMHSITLSEITGADIWLKFENLQFTAAYKERGALNALLLLTQEQRNRGVIAASAGNHSQGLSYHGTRLGVPVTIVMPRTTPTVKVMQTESVGGKVVLEGETFDEAYAHARKLEGELGLTFVHPFDDPHVAAGAGTVALEMLTVKPDLDCIVTPIGGGGLISGMATVAKALNPDIEVVGVQAGLFPSMFDRIKGANLPCGGDTLAEGIAVKVPGDFTSKVIAEKVDDILLVDEPALEKAVALLLQIEKTVVEGAGAAGLAAVLRNPARFAGKTIGLALCGGNIDTRLLANVLLRDLARQGRLARLRITLQDRPGALFRVMRLFDEHNVNIIEIYHQRIFTTLPAKGLITDIECEARDAEQVDRLVEGLRANGYSVQLVELG; this comes from the coding sequence ATGTCGACACAGCTTGCCTCATCGAACCCCAAGGGCGCCGCCGCCACTCCGGCCGACCTTACCATCGAAGACGTCCGCGCCGCTGCCGCGCGGATTGCGGGCGCGGTGGTCAACACGCCGATGATGCACTCGATCACCCTGTCGGAGATTACCGGCGCGGATATCTGGCTGAAGTTCGAAAACCTCCAGTTCACCGCCGCCTACAAGGAACGCGGCGCGCTGAACGCGTTGCTGCTGTTGACGCAGGAGCAGCGCAATCGGGGCGTGATCGCCGCCTCGGCAGGCAACCACTCGCAGGGTCTGTCCTATCACGGCACCCGGCTGGGCGTGCCGGTCACCATCGTCATGCCGCGCACCACTCCGACGGTGAAGGTGATGCAGACCGAGAGCGTTGGCGGCAAGGTGGTGCTGGAAGGCGAGACCTTCGACGAAGCCTATGCCCACGCAAGGAAGCTCGAAGGCGAGCTTGGCCTGACCTTCGTCCACCCGTTTGATGATCCGCACGTGGCCGCAGGCGCGGGCACGGTGGCGCTGGAAATGCTGACGGTGAAGCCTGATCTCGATTGCATCGTCACGCCGATTGGCGGGGGCGGGCTGATTTCGGGCATGGCGACCGTCGCCAAGGCGCTCAATCCCGATATCGAGGTGGTGGGCGTGCAGGCTGGCCTGTTCCCCAGCATGTTCGACCGCATAAAGGGCGCAAACCTTCCCTGCGGCGGCGATACGCTGGCTGAAGGCATCGCGGTCAAGGTGCCGGGTGATTTCACCTCCAAGGTAATTGCCGAGAAGGTCGACGACATTCTGCTGGTTGATGAGCCCGCGCTTGAGAAGGCGGTCGCGCTGCTGCTCCAGATCGAAAAGACCGTGGTTGAAGGCGCGGGCGCGGCGGGCCTCGCTGCTGTGCTGCGCAACCCCGCGCGGTTCGCAGGCAAGACCATCGGCCTTGCACTGTGCGGCGGGAATATCGACACGCGGCTGCTCGCCAACGTGCTGCTGCGCGATCTGGCGCGGCAGGGCCGTCTCGCGCGGCTGCGCATCACGCTTCAGGATCGCCCCGGCGCGCTGTTCCGGGTGATGCGCCTGTTTGACGAGCACAACGTCAACATCATCGAGATCTACCACCAGCGCATCTTCACCACGCTGCCGGCCAAGGGCCTGATCACCGATATCGAATGCGAGGCCCGCGATGCCGAGCAGGTCGACCGGCTGGTCGAAGGGCTGCGAGCAAATGGCTATTCGGTGCAGCTGGTCGAACTCGGCTAA
- a CDS encoding arginyltransferase, which yields MTAPIRFPRFFVTSPAPCPYLPGRSERKVFTELKGAHADQLNEALGRIGFRRSQTVAYRPSCLDCQACVSVRVLAGEFQPSATQKRDLKRNSDLIVTECRPWATDEQFELLARYLGQRHPDGGMSAMDELDYADMIEHTPVNSVVTEYREPGPNGKPGRLIGACLTDRQGDGLSMIYSFYEPDHPTRAGLGNFIILDHIRRAAAEALPYVYLGYWVEGSPRMQYKVRYRPLERLTREGWQLMEADQQHQLIAAATAPRRGQDAELAEMGTGARGKDGQPVKFPAS from the coding sequence GTGACGGCTCCGATCCGCTTCCCCCGCTTCTTCGTCACGAGCCCCGCGCCGTGTCCCTATCTGCCGGGCCGCAGCGAGCGCAAGGTTTTCACCGAGCTGAAGGGCGCCCATGCAGACCAGCTTAACGAAGCGCTGGGGCGCATCGGCTTCCGCCGCAGCCAGACGGTCGCCTATCGCCCGTCCTGCCTCGATTGTCAGGCCTGCGTTTCGGTGCGCGTTCTCGCCGGAGAGTTCCAGCCCTCGGCCACGCAGAAGCGTGATCTGAAGCGGAACAGCGATCTGATCGTCACCGAATGCCGCCCCTGGGCCACCGATGAACAGTTTGAATTGCTCGCCCGCTATCTCGGCCAGCGCCACCCTGATGGCGGCATGTCGGCGATGGACGAACTCGATTATGCCGACATGATCGAACACACGCCGGTCAACAGCGTCGTCACCGAATATCGCGAGCCGGGGCCGAACGGAAAGCCCGGCCGTCTGATCGGCGCCTGCCTGACCGACCGGCAGGGCGATGGCCTGTCGATGATCTATTCCTTCTACGAACCCGATCACCCGACCCGCGCCGGTTTGGGCAACTTTATTATCCTCGATCATATCCGCCGCGCCGCGGCTGAGGCATTGCCTTACGTCTATCTGGGTTACTGGGTCGAAGGCAGTCCGCGCATGCAATACAAGGTTCGCTATCGCCCGCTTGAGCGGCTGACGCGGGAAGGCTGGCAGCTCATGGAGGCTGACCAGCAGCACCAGTTGATCGCTGCGGCCACCGCGCCGCGCCGTGGGCAGGATGCGGAGCTTGCCGAAATGGGAACGGGCGCGCGGGGCAAGGATGGCCAGCCTGTCAAGTTCCCCGCCAGCTGA